A genome region from Christensenella minuta includes the following:
- the lon gene encoding endopeptidase La, with product METKGAKQQLDRIVMPMVALRGLVIFPYMVLHFDVGREMSVAAVEECVMQGQEIFLVTQKDLKIEMPEIKDVYEIGTIAKVKQVLKLPGDTLRVLVEGERRARILSYAAREPYLQAEVEVVPDETHDDPSKEVVKEAYMRRVTDLFERFAALGARIPGETLFTVSEVEEPGKFADMIASNVAIKLDDKQKVLSCIDELERLQLVMNILKKEIDILEIDKEIASSVKQQIDKSQREYFLREQMKVIQKELGETENDADEIEELRKKIKGLPLSEEARTKAEKELARMARMAPGSPEISVLRNYIDWIVSLPWGKETTDNMDLAHARSILDQDHYGLAKVKDRIIEFLAVRKLKNDMHGPILCLAGPPGVGKTSIAHSIARALDKKFVRMSLGGVHDEAEIRGHRRTYIGAIPGRIITSIKQADSMNPLFLLDEIDKMSSDFRGDPASAMLEVLDPEINNTFRDHYLDIDFDLSKIMFITTANDVSTIPGPLYDRMEIIHIDSYTDVEKLNIAKKHLIAKQAKEHGLKPSSVKISDAALMDIIHRYTAESGVRSLEREIAAIMRKSAAKIVADGIERISVSQKNLKEFLGLPKCSETNVLKRDTVGVVTGLAWTAVGGQTMPVEVSIIPGTGKMELTGQLGDVMKESAKTGISVVRAMSGKLKFPKDINEKTDLHIHVPEGAIPKDGPSAGVTMVTALVSALTKRPVRHDIAMTGEITLTGRVLKIGGIKEKALAALRAGIHTIILPKDNESDLEELPESVRSELHFIFASEIDEVLKHALVTEKK from the coding sequence ATGGAAACTAAAGGAGCGAAACAGCAATTGGATAGAATAGTTATGCCCATGGTGGCACTTCGGGGGCTTGTGATTTTCCCCTATATGGTATTGCATTTTGACGTGGGACGGGAAATGTCCGTCGCCGCGGTAGAAGAATGCGTGATGCAGGGGCAGGAGATTTTCCTTGTAACGCAGAAGGACTTGAAGATCGAAATGCCGGAAATCAAGGACGTATATGAGATTGGTACGATCGCGAAAGTAAAACAGGTTTTGAAGCTTCCCGGGGATACGCTTCGCGTACTTGTGGAAGGGGAACGCCGTGCCCGCATTTTGTCTTATGCCGCGCGCGAGCCTTATTTACAGGCGGAGGTGGAAGTGGTTCCGGACGAAACGCACGACGATCCCTCCAAAGAAGTGGTGAAGGAAGCGTATATGCGCCGTGTAACAGATCTGTTTGAGCGGTTTGCAGCACTTGGCGCACGGATTCCGGGAGAAACGCTTTTTACGGTCAGCGAAGTTGAGGAACCGGGCAAATTTGCCGACATGATCGCTTCCAATGTAGCGATCAAGTTGGATGATAAGCAAAAGGTCCTAAGCTGTATTGACGAACTTGAACGGCTGCAGCTTGTGATGAATATCCTCAAAAAGGAGATCGACATTCTAGAAATCGACAAAGAAATCGCCTCTTCCGTGAAACAGCAGATCGATAAATCGCAGCGGGAATATTTCCTGCGTGAACAGATGAAGGTGATCCAAAAAGAACTGGGAGAGACTGAGAACGATGCGGACGAAATCGAAGAGCTGAGGAAAAAAATAAAGGGACTGCCGCTTTCCGAGGAAGCGCGTACCAAGGCGGAAAAGGAGCTTGCGCGCATGGCGCGCATGGCGCCGGGGTCGCCGGAGATCAGCGTACTGCGAAATTATATCGATTGGATCGTAAGCCTGCCGTGGGGCAAAGAAACGACGGATAATATGGACCTTGCGCATGCGCGTAGTATCCTCGACCAGGATCATTATGGACTTGCCAAGGTGAAGGACCGCATTATTGAATTTCTGGCGGTAAGAAAACTAAAAAATGATATGCATGGGCCAATTCTTTGCCTTGCCGGACCTCCCGGTGTGGGAAAGACGTCGATTGCGCATTCGATTGCGCGTGCCCTCGATAAAAAATTCGTGCGGATGTCCCTTGGCGGCGTACATGACGAAGCGGAAATCCGCGGGCACCGCCGCACCTATATTGGAGCGATCCCGGGACGCATTATTACTTCGATTAAACAGGCGGACAGTATGAATCCGCTGTTTCTGCTTGATGAGATAGACAAGATGTCCAGCGATTTTCGCGGCGATCCTGCGTCGGCTATGCTCGAAGTGCTCGACCCGGAGATCAACAATACGTTCCGCGATCACTATCTTGACATCGATTTTGATTTATCGAAGATCATGTTTATTACGACGGCAAATGATGTGAGTACGATCCCGGGACCGCTGTATGACCGGATGGAGATTATTCATATCGACAGCTATACGGATGTCGAGAAGCTGAATATAGCGAAAAAGCACCTGATTGCCAAACAGGCGAAAGAGCACGGTTTGAAGCCGTCTTCCGTCAAAATCAGCGATGCGGCGCTAATGGACATTATTCACCGCTATACGGCGGAAAGCGGCGTGCGCAGCCTTGAGCGGGAAATTGCGGCGATTATGCGGAAGTCTGCCGCTAAAATTGTTGCGGATGGAATAGAACGGATTTCTGTATCGCAAAAAAACCTGAAGGAATTTTTGGGACTGCCAAAATGCAGCGAGACAAATGTTCTGAAGCGTGATACGGTAGGGGTTGTGACGGGCCTTGCGTGGACGGCGGTCGGCGGGCAAACCATGCCTGTTGAGGTGTCAATCATTCCGGGGACGGGAAAAATGGAACTCACGGGGCAGCTCGGCGATGTTATGAAGGAGTCAGCGAAAACGGGAATATCTGTTGTACGGGCGATGTCTGGAAAATTGAAATTCCCTAAAGATATCAATGAAAAAACAGACCTCCATATCCATGTGCCTGAAGGGGCCATCCCCAAGGACGGACCTTCGGCAGGCGTCACGATGGTGACAGCCCTTGTTTCGGCACTGACCAAACGACCGGTGCGGCATGATATCGCAATGACAGGAGAAATTACCCTGACCGGGAGGGTGCTCAAGATCGGCGGAATCAAGGAAAAGGCGCTCGCCGCATTGCGCGCCGGCATCCATACGATCATCCTGCCCAAGGATAACGAAAGCGATCTTGAAGAGCTCCCCGAGTCTGTAAGAAGCGAGCTTCATTTCATCTTTGCTTCGGAGATTGACGAGGTTCTGAAGCATGCCCTTGTGACGGAGAAAAAATAG
- a CDS encoding YitT family protein, with translation MEKKIHVKGKVLTVDLLLFLAGSLIFAIAINTFISPNNIAPGGLTGIATMLNYTFGLPIGTMVAVMNIPLFITAFFSFGFEFIIKTVVATVISSAMIDLTEGLLPVYHGDPLITIVFGGALYGAGLALILMRGGTTGGTDLVANLINKRFPHIPMAKMILLTNIVVVVCSGLVYENLESPLYAVIVIFIESKVIDVILYGTSVATGKMLFIISKENDRIANEILCRLRRGVTALKSRGVYTGREGEMLVCAVHRPEVTKLYHLIYKIDPGAFIIVGDAGQIRGAGFMPNTDPAGKNICMPLKNEKV, from the coding sequence ATGGAAAAGAAAATACATGTAAAAGGGAAAGTGCTTACTGTTGATCTGCTTTTGTTCCTGGCAGGCAGCCTGATTTTTGCGATTGCGATCAATACTTTTATTTCGCCGAATAATATTGCTCCGGGAGGGCTTACGGGTATCGCTACAATGTTGAATTACACGTTCGGACTTCCCATTGGTACGATGGTGGCCGTAATGAACATTCCGCTTTTCATCACGGCGTTTTTTTCCTTTGGATTTGAATTTATCATCAAAACCGTTGTTGCAACGGTCATCTCCTCAGCTATGATTGACCTGACGGAGGGGCTGCTTCCAGTCTATCATGGAGACCCTTTGATTACAATCGTTTTTGGGGGAGCGCTCTATGGCGCGGGGCTTGCGCTGATCCTGATGAGGGGCGGTACGACGGGAGGCACAGACCTCGTCGCGAATTTAATCAATAAACGGTTCCCGCATATCCCCATGGCAAAAATGATCCTGCTGACCAATATTGTTGTCGTCGTATGCTCCGGCCTTGTTTACGAAAACCTGGAAAGCCCGCTTTACGCCGTGATTGTGATTTTTATCGAATCGAAAGTGATCGATGTGATTCTCTATGGTACCAGTGTGGCTACAGGGAAGATGCTGTTCATTATTTCCAAGGAGAACGACCGGATCGCGAACGAAATATTGTGCAGGCTGCGGCGCGGTGTAACGGCGCTTAAATCGCGGGGCGTCTATACCGGACGGGAAGGTGAGATGCTGGTATGCGCGGTACACCGGCCGGAGGTGACAAAGCTGTATCATTTGATCTATAAGATCGATCCCGGCGCCTTCATTATTGTTGGAGACGCGGGGCAGATTCGCGGGGCAGGTTTTATGCCGAATACAGATCCGGCGGGGAAAAATATCTGTATGCCATTGAAGAATGAAAAAGTATAG
- the yihA gene encoding ribosome biogenesis GTP-binding protein YihA/YsxC: MEIKKASFHTSMKNASGYPNDGKPEIAFAGKSNVGKSSLINFLTNNGKLAYVSKQPGKTRLINYFLANDSFYLVDLPGYGFARVSKSERDSWAEMMECYFAAAEYLRALVILIDIRHKPTEDDLQMIEWAAHFGVPFMVAATKADKIAKSKRYHYAVRMAKHIEASLDMDLEFEIIPVSSTGRIGKEKVLGYIEKMIGLQEAAE, translated from the coding sequence GTGGAGATCAAAAAGGCGAGCTTTCACACCAGTATGAAGAATGCCTCCGGCTATCCAAATGATGGAAAGCCGGAGATTGCTTTTGCCGGGAAATCGAACGTGGGGAAATCTTCCCTGATTAATTTTTTGACCAATAACGGAAAACTTGCCTATGTCAGCAAGCAACCGGGGAAAACACGCCTCATCAATTATTTCCTTGCAAATGATTCTTTTTACCTTGTCGACCTTCCGGGCTATGGTTTTGCGCGGGTGTCAAAATCGGAACGTGATTCGTGGGCGGAGATGATGGAATGTTATTTCGCCGCCGCTGAATATCTGCGCGCTCTTGTAATCCTAATCGACATTCGTCATAAGCCGACGGAGGACGATTTGCAGATGATTGAGTGGGCGGCACATTTTGGTGTTCCGTTTATGGTCGCGGCAACAAAGGCGGACAAAATCGCAAAGTCGAAGCGCTACCACTATGCAGTCCGGATGGCCAAACATATTGAAGCGTCTCTTGACATGGATTTGGAATTTGAAATCATTCCTGTTTCATCGACGGGGCGGATAGGAAAAGAAAAAGTGCTGGGGTATATTGAAAAAATGATAGGCCTGCAGGAGGCGGCGGAATGA
- the mraZ gene encoding division/cell wall cluster transcriptional repressor MraZ, with the protein MLIGEYTHNIDAKGRVFMPAKFRDDLGETFIVTKGVGKCLFVFSSEEWANFSGKLKDLPISDVAAQSFTRMLFASACECEGDKQGRILLPQRLRDHIGVVKETVIIGVMTRAEIWSKEGWEEYNDSAYEDYEETLAKLAELGI; encoded by the coding sequence ATGTTGATCGGTGAATACACGCACAACATAGATGCCAAAGGCAGAGTGTTCATGCCGGCGAAATTTCGTGACGATTTAGGCGAGACCTTTATCGTAACGAAGGGCGTAGGCAAGTGCCTTTTTGTGTTTTCATCGGAAGAATGGGCGAATTTCTCCGGCAAACTCAAGGACCTGCCGATATCCGACGTGGCCGCCCAGAGCTTCACACGCATGCTGTTTGCGAGCGCCTGCGAGTGCGAGGGGGACAAGCAGGGGAGGATTCTCCTGCCGCAGCGTCTGCGGGACCACATCGGCGTTGTGAAGGAGACCGTTATTATCGGCGTGATGACGCGTGCGGAGATATGGTCGAAAGAAGGCTGGGAAGAATATAACGACAGCGCTTACGAGGATTACGAAGAAACGCTTGCCAAACTGGCGGAGCTTGGGATATGA
- a CDS encoding metallophosphoesterase has product MNIYAIGDLHLSNAQPKAMDIFGEHWKNHFEKISADWRERVAGEDVVLIPGDISWAMKLEDARPDLDAICSLPGKKIMIKGNHDYWWGSLAKVNAMLHNDTYILQNNCLAVGKWVFCGTRGWTLPQDSSFGGNDLKIYEREKIRLQLSLESAKKYPDYEKIVMMHFPPIYQNMKNTEFAQILEREGAAEVVFGHLHGDILKNINLTDVKTGGVNYNLVSADYLDFKLKRIR; this is encoded by the coding sequence ATGAATATCTATGCAATCGGGGATTTGCATCTTTCCAATGCACAGCCCAAAGCCATGGATATTTTTGGGGAACATTGGAAAAATCATTTTGAAAAGATAAGCGCTGACTGGAGGGAACGCGTTGCGGGAGAAGACGTTGTGCTGATCCCCGGCGATATCAGCTGGGCGATGAAGCTGGAGGACGCGCGGCCGGACCTCGATGCCATCTGCAGCCTGCCCGGTAAGAAGATCATGATTAAGGGAAATCATGATTATTGGTGGGGATCGCTGGCAAAAGTGAATGCCATGCTGCATAACGACACCTATATTTTGCAGAACAATTGCCTTGCAGTGGGGAAATGGGTTTTTTGCGGTACGCGCGGGTGGACTCTTCCGCAAGACAGCAGCTTCGGAGGAAACGATTTAAAAATTTACGAACGCGAAAAGATACGTCTCCAGCTTTCTCTGGAGTCCGCGAAAAAGTATCCGGATTATGAAAAAATTGTGATGATGCATTTTCCGCCTATTTACCAAAACATGAAAAATACAGAGTTTGCACAGATTCTGGAGCGGGAAGGCGCGGCGGAAGTGGTGTTCGGACACCTGCATGGCGACATTTTAAAAAATATAAATTTAACGGATGTAAAAACGGGTGGAGTGAATTACAATCTTGTCTCGGCGGACTACCTCGATTTCAAGCTGAAACGGATTCGTTAG